Within the bacterium genome, the region GATGTTCGGCATTGGTGATAAGGTTGCGACAAACGTGAGTCAACGAAAAGGCAAGATCGCCGCTGCGGATGGCGGGACACTGTTTTTGGATGAATTGAGCGCTTTTCCAGTTGGACTACAGGCAAAAATTCTGCGGGCGATCGAAGAAAAAAGAATTGAACTGGTGGGCGAGACCAGAAGCACTCCGGTTGATTTTCGTCTGATTTCGGCAACCAATGAAGATCCAAAGGAACTCATCCGCGCTGGAAGGTTACGGCAGGATTTGTATTATCGCCTTTCCTCAGTCGAATTCTACATTCCGCCTCTTCGCGAAAGAAAAGAAGATCTCGAAGTTTTGATTCCGGCTGCGCTGAAACAAATAGCGGAAAAGGAGAACAAGCGGATTACTTCGATCAGTAAAAGACTGTTTGCGCTGTTATTGAATTATTCTTATCCGGGGAACGTCAGAGAACTAATGAACATTTTAAAAGCGATTGTCGCGTTTGCGCATTCCGGTGAAATTCTGGACATCCATCTTGTTCCTGAAAAATTGTTGGGCGGCAACGCAGCGGGAGAAATCAGCGATTTTGCCGAAAGCCGTCTTCGCCAGGGAGACCTTGACCTGCGAAATACTGTCGACGAATTTACACGGAGTTTTGTTGTTCGGGCGCTGAGAATTCATGGAGGAAATGTTCCCAGAGCGGCAAAACAATTGAAGGTAACCACGTTCGGTTTGCGTAAAATGATGAAACGATTGGGTATATCGAAAGAAGATGGTTTGTAATGTGGTGCGGACAACTCGTCCGCCGGGCTAGGATGCTGCACAATCGTGCATAGCGGGCGGGTCGCCCGCACCACTTTGTTAACCGGATGGATAAGAAGATTTCTTCGGAAGCCACGACGGTAATTCGGGGGGAGGGCTCGCAGGAGGGCTCCAGTCCGGATCAGATACCGTTTCATCGCTGGGAACGATACAGCATTCTTGAGTGTCTCGGCGAAGGCGGAATGGGCACGGTCTTTAAAGCGTTTGATCCCGCGCTGAACCGCCATGTTGCCATCAAATTTCTGCATAGCACAGACGCCGCTTCCCAGAAACGATTTCTGCGGGAGTCACGCGCGCAAGCACAAATCGATCATCCGCATGTTTGCAAGATCTATGAAGTCGGGTCCTTTGAAGGGAGGAACTACATTGCAATGCAGCTGATTGCCGGTGAGCGATTGGATAAATTGCGCGATCAGTTGACGGTTGAGCAGAAAGCAGCCTTAGCTTTGCAGCTTACTGCGGCTTTACAGGCCGCGCACAGACTGGGAATCATCCACCGGGACATTAAACCCGCGAACATTCTGGTTGAGCAGACGGATCAAGGATGGTGTTCCTACATCGTTGATTTTGGACTTGCGCGGGACACCAGAGTTCCAGGCGCAACAAAGACCGGCGTTGTCATGGGGACGCCGGAATACATGTCACCGGAGCAGGCGTGGGGCAATCCGGATCAAGTGGACCGTCGTAGCGATATCTACAGCCTGGGAGCCACTTTTTATGATCTCCTGACGCAACAACCACCCTTTCCGGGAAACAGCTATGAAGTCCTTTTGAAGCTATCGCAGGATGATCCGCCGCCGCTTCGCAAAATCGTCGGACACCTTCCGAAGGATCTGGAAACGATTGTGATGAAATGCCTCGAGAAAAATCCGGATAAACGATATGACTCCGCGCGGGAGCTGGGAGAAGATCTTCAACGCTATCTGGAGGGAGAACCAATCCTGGCGCGTCCTGCTACGACCATTGACCGTTTCATCAAGAAAGCAAAAAAGCATAGAAACGTTGCAGTGATCGTGACGGTATCCGCAATGGTGGCGTTCATTCTTGGTGGAATCGGTCTCTATTCCTGGTGGGTTTCAGGAAAGCAATTGGAATTGACAAGACAGCTTGCGGAGACAGTGGAAGGAATGGAATGGCAAATGCGCGTGGAACATACGATGCCGCTCCACGACATCAGGAATGCCAAAGCAAAAATCCGGATTCGGATGCAAGAAATTGAGGAGAAGTTTTTGCGCAAAGGGGAAATTGGATATGCTCCGGCGCATTACGCATTAGGTCGCGGATTTATTGCTCTGGAAGACTTTGAACAAGCGAGAACCCACCTGCAGGAAGCATGGAACAGCGGTTATACGCGCGCTGAAGTTGCGTACGCGCTCGGAATTACCATCGGTATGGTTTATCAAAAAGAATTGAATTCTTTAGCAAGAATGGAGGAGGGGCCGCGAAAGAATCAAAAGCTATCCGAGATTCAAAAGAGATATCGTGACCCGGCCTTGCAATATTTGAGAATAGGAAAAGGAGTAGCAAGCGCGGCGCCGGAATATGCGCAGGCGCTGATTGATTTTTATGAAGAGAAGTATGAAGAAGCCTTGCAGCAGTGCGATGCTGCCTTGACTCGCGCTCCCTGGTTCTATGAAGCAAAGATTCTGGAAGGAAATATCTACTCCGCGATGGCCACAAAAAGGATCCCTCACAATACCGATCAGGGAATCGAACTTTACCAGACAGCTCAGGAAGCGTTTCGCCAGGCGAGCATCATTGGAGCCAGTGATCCTGACGGCTACGTTCATCTCTGCGAAACCGGCCGCAAGATTGTGGTTGCAATTTTCACGAGCAAAGGCGGGGACGTCAAATCCCAATGGGAACAAACGATTTCGTTGTGCGATCAGGCTTTGCAAGTCGATCCAGAAAATGCAATAGCGCATGCGAGCTACTCCAACGCTTCCGCTGATCTTGCTTATTATCAAGGATACGTTGGACAGGACCCGCGGCCGGCTCTTCAAAAATCACTGGTCGCTGCGAAAAAAGCGGTCCAATTGGATCCGGACAATCCCTCTTTGCAGGCGTTCCTCGGGGACGCGTATTTGTACTTCATGGGAGATGCCTGGCCGCGCGGCATTCCTTTGCAGGAGACGGCAGATCGCGCGATCCAGAGCTATCAAAAAGCGATTCGCATGAATCCTTTCGAAGGCAATTACAACAACCTGGGTTATTCCTACTGGTATAAGGCGCTGGATCAGATCGATCGAGGCTTGAATCCAATGCCCTCTTTAGCAAAAGCGATCGAGAGTTATGACGCTGAACTCACGCATTTTCCTTCCGCAATCCAAACCCATTCAAATCTTATTAACGCGCTGGCAACCAAAGCCGAGTACGAACTCGATCATGGAATCGATCCCGCCGGGACGATTCATCAGGCGCAGGAGACGTATGAAGAGTGCTTGAAAATCAATTCTGACAATGCCTTCGCCATTCGAAATATGGCAAGCATTTTCCTGACGCGCGGTCGATTTGCAATGATGCGCGATCAGGATCCGGTTCCGGATTTCCAGGAATCCATTCAGCTTGCCGAACGCGCTCACAAAATGAATCCCGCAATTGCTTCCATTTTTTATTCAGGAGTGGCCCACCGGTATCAAGCAAAGTATGAGCGGCAACGGGGCAAGGGTTCTGCCACATCTGTGCGCCATGCAATCGAAAAACTTGAAAATCTGGCTGCGATCAATATTGAATATGCCCCATTCTATTCTGAGCTTGCGGAGGCCTGGATGGAGCAGGCCCACATCGATCGAGCAAAAAACAAAACGGCTAACCTG harbors:
- a CDS encoding sigma 54-interacting transcriptional regulator: MWYKENVIRLVAVCNERTITFPLTNGLKEVTAGSLPENEIYLPYKGISRRHFSVIHNDQGWFVQDLGSTNGTSLNGKNVERAPLKAGDVIQIGAIKIRVETTSQEVQQIDLPATGVTQARKTDKYGEVPFRAEEIPYSFPNLVFPDEMILGKSSVMMEIYFKLQSVARTDMNILFVGETGSGKDYLARMVHLSSGRSGAFVPVNCAAIPSELVEAEMFGIGDKVATNVSQRKGKIAAADGGTLFLDELSAFPVGLQAKILRAIEEKRIELVGETRSTPVDFRLISATNEDPKELIRAGRLRQDLYYRLSSVEFYIPPLRERKEDLEVLIPAALKQIAEKENKRITSISKRLFALLLNYSYPGNVRELMNILKAIVAFAHSGEILDIHLVPEKLLGGNAAGEISDFAESRLRQGDLDLRNTVDEFTRSFVVRALRIHGGNVPRAAKQLKVTTFGLRKMMKRLGISKEDGL
- a CDS encoding protein kinase gives rise to the protein MDKKISSEATTVIRGEGSQEGSSPDQIPFHRWERYSILECLGEGGMGTVFKAFDPALNRHVAIKFLHSTDAASQKRFLRESRAQAQIDHPHVCKIYEVGSFEGRNYIAMQLIAGERLDKLRDQLTVEQKAALALQLTAALQAAHRLGIIHRDIKPANILVEQTDQGWCSYIVDFGLARDTRVPGATKTGVVMGTPEYMSPEQAWGNPDQVDRRSDIYSLGATFYDLLTQQPPFPGNSYEVLLKLSQDDPPPLRKIVGHLPKDLETIVMKCLEKNPDKRYDSARELGEDLQRYLEGEPILARPATTIDRFIKKAKKHRNVAVIVTVSAMVAFILGGIGLYSWWVSGKQLELTRQLAETVEGMEWQMRVEHTMPLHDIRNAKAKIRIRMQEIEEKFLRKGEIGYAPAHYALGRGFIALEDFEQARTHLQEAWNSGYTRAEVAYALGITIGMVYQKELNSLARMEEGPRKNQKLSEIQKRYRDPALQYLRIGKGVASAAPEYAQALIDFYEEKYEEALQQCDAALTRAPWFYEAKILEGNIYSAMATKRIPHNTDQGIELYQTAQEAFRQASIIGASDPDGYVHLCETGRKIVVAIFTSKGGDVKSQWEQTISLCDQALQVDPENAIAHASYSNASADLAYYQGYVGQDPRPALQKSLVAAKKAVQLDPDNPSLQAFLGDAYLYFMGDAWPRGIPLQETADRAIQSYQKAIRMNPFEGNYNNLGYSYWYKALDQIDRGLNPMPSLAKAIESYDAELTHFPSAIQTHSNLINALATKAEYELDHGIDPAGTIHQAQETYEECLKINSDNAFAIRNMASIFLTRGRFAMMRDQDPVPDFQESIQLAERAHKMNPAIASIFYSGVAHRYQAKYERQRGKGSATSVRHAIEKLENLAAINIEYAPFYSELAEAWMEQAHIDRAKNKTANLNVAFKNAEKNLDKAIFINPTFSHAFAAKGKLLLLQAHSNEKALNTAEQQLQSAIRMKPDHALAHCTFAQVALRRSSAVEAERLAAKCFELNPLLRQEFAAALQQPELLKKQFQ